From the genome of Streptomyces xanthophaeus:
CGAACTGCGCGCCCGCACCCTCACCCGACGCGCCATCCCCGTCGAGAACGCCACCCCCCTCTCCGAAGCCCTCCGCCGCGCCAACGAAGCCGGCGCCCGCGCCCTCGTCGTCGTCGACGGACAAGGCGACCCCACCGCCATCGTCCGCGAAACCGCCATCGCCTCCGTCCCCGAACACCGCCGCCCCTGGGTCGCCGTCAGCACCCTCGCCCAGGACCTCACCGACGGCATGAAGGTTTCAGCGGACCTCACCGGCGAAGAACTCCTCGACCACCTCCGCGCCACCCCCGCCACCGAATACCTCGTCCTCGAACCCGGCGGCGCCATCTACGGCGTCCTGTCCACCCTCGACGTCGAAAAGGCCTTCGTGAAGGCCATGGCACGGCCCCAGTCCTGAAGCCAATACACTGGTCACATGTCCGAACCGACCGGTGCCGCCCGCCGACGCGGGCCCTTCGAGGTCGGGGACCAGGTACAGCTCACCGACCCCAAGGGCCGCCACTACACGTTCACGCTCGAAGCCGGGAAGAATTTCCACACCCACAAGGGTTCCTTCCCGCACGACGAGCTGATCGGTGCTCCCGAAGGCAGCGTTGTCCGCACCACGGGCAACGTCGCATACCTCGCGCTGCGCCCCCTGCTCCCCGACTATGTCCTGTCCATGCCCCGCGGCGCCGCCGTGGTCTACCCCAAGGACGCAGGCCAGATCCTGGCCTTCGCCGACATCTTCCCCGGCGCACGCGTCGTGGAAGCGGGAGTGGGCTCCGGCTCCCTCAGCAGCTTCCTGCTGCGCGCCATCGGCGACCAGGGCATGCTCCACAGCTACGAGCGCCGCGCGGACTTCGCCGAGATCGCCACCGCCAACGTCGAACGCTACTTCGGCGGCCCCCACCCCGCGTGGAAGCTGACCGTGGGCGACCTCCAGGACAACCTGGACGAGACCGACGTCGACCGCGTGATCCTCGACATGCTCGCCCCCTGGGAGTGCCTGGAAGCGGTCAAGAAGGCCCTCGTCCCCGGCGGCATCCTCTGCTGCTACGTGGCCACCACCACCCAGCTCTCCAAGACCGTCGAGTCCATCCGCGAGATCGGCTGCTTCGCCGAGCCGCAGCCGTGGGAATCGATGATCCGCAACTGGCACGTGGAAGGCCTCGCCGTCCGCCCGGACCACCGCATGATCGGCCACACCGGCTTCCTCGTCACCGCCCGCCGCCTCGCGGACGGCGTCGAGCCCCCCATGCGCCGCCGCCGCCCCGCCAAGGGCGCCTACGGCGAGGACTACGACGGCCCCGGCAGCGACCGCTCCGCATAACGGCCCCGCAGACCCAACACAAAGGCGCTGTGGCACAGTTCCCCCGACCCACCCGGGAACTGCGCCACAGCGCCTTTTCGTTGTCCCGTGCACCAGCCCCGGACCCAGCCGTTCCACCACCCTGTGAGGTGTGGCACGATGCTGGCTCCCCGTCACCCTTCGCACAGGAGACACCCCGCGTGCCGCACAGCCACGCCGAGACGGCCCCGCTCCCGCACACCCTGGAGCACAGCCGCACCAGGCCCGTCCACTGGCTCGCCACGGCCACCGCCATGGCAGCCGTCATAGCCGCCGCAGGACTCGTACAGCCCGCCACCGGCACCCCGGCCACCGACACCACCGCGAGCACCGCGGAAACCCCCGCGAAGGGCCCCCAGGCCACCGCACCCGACCCGGCAGGGGTCACCTACCCCCTCGACTGCAAGGGCGCCCCGCAGACCGTCACCACCAGCGCCCAGGGCGACCTCGACGGCGACGGCCGCCCCGAGACCGTCGCCGCCGTCCGCTGCGACGCCGGCTCCGGCACCCCGCCCCACGCGATCTACGTACTCACCCGGGACCGGGCGGACGGCGCCGCCCCCCGCGTCGTCGCCACCCTGCTCGACACCGCGCGACGCCAGACCGCCACCGAGCTCACCGTGCGCGACGGACTCGTCACGGCAACCCTCGTCGGCTACTCCTCACCCGACGTACCCCGCTACAGCCCCGACACGAAACAGCTCGCCAAGTGGCGCTGGCGCGACGGAAAATTCCGCCAGGAGCTGACGGACTCGGCCGCCAGGAGTGTTTGAAGCGTCACTCCGCGTCGGGACCGAAGACTTCCACCCTGTCCGAAACGCGCCTCACGTGAATGCAGTCACCCGGACATTCCTTCGCCGAGTCCACCACGTCCTGGAGCAGCGTCAGCGGAACCGGAGTGGTCGCCCCCGTGTCCTGCAGCAGCTCGTCCTCCGGGCTCTTCACGTACGCCAGACCATCGATGTCCAGCTCGAACACCTCAGGCGCGTACTGCACGCAGATGCCGTCCCCGGTGCACAGGTCCTGATCGATCCAGACCTCGAGCGGCTCGCCGGCCTCGCCGCCGCCGCCCGTCGGAGCCTCCTGCTGCACGGTCATATCTCCTGCCGTTCCCTGCGCTGAGTGATCCATCCCGGTCACAACCCGCAGCAAGTCGCGCGGGCCCTGACGGGTGTTGAACAGTTCGACCTTACAACCGGCTGCTTCCCGAGTTTGATGGGTGGGTATTTCCTTGGCGTGAGGGAGTACGCAAGGGTGAAGATCGGACACACCTCTACCGTCTTTGTGATCTAGGGGTTTCAATCACCACCAGCCCAGGTAGGGTCAGGAAGCGTCCAGCTCCCCTTGGAGGAGGTGAGGACCGTGGCAGCCCACGACGACGACATCAACCGCGGCATCCGGCCCGCGCGAGGGTCCGAGGACCCCGCCGGCCAGGTTGCCTATCTCGAGCAGGAAATCGCCGTCCTGCGACGAAAGCTCGCCGACTCTCCGCGACACACGAGGATTCTCGAAGAGCGGATCGTCGAGCTCCAGACAAATCTGGCCGGCGTATCCGCACAGAACGAACGACTCGCGAATACCCTCCGTGAGGCCCGAGACCAGATCGTGGCCCTCAAGGAAGAAGTCGACCGGCTCGCACAGCCGCCGGCCGGTTTCGGTGTCTTCCTGCAAGCGAACGAGGACGGCACCGTCGACATCTTCACCGGAGGCCGAAAGCTCCGCGTGAACGTCAGCCCCAGCGTCGACCCGGAAGACCTCCGGCGCGGCCAGGAGGTCATGCTCAACGAGGCCCTCAACGTGGTCGAGGCCATGGAATTCGAGCGGGCCGGGGACATCGTCACCCTCAAGGAGATCCTCGAGGACGGCGAGCGCGCCCTGGTCGTCGGGCACACCGACGAGGAAAGGGTGGTGAGGCTCGCCGAGCCGCTCCTGGACATCACCATCCGCCCCGGCGACGCCCTCCTGCTCGAACCCCGCTCCGGCTACGTCTACGAGGTCGTCCCCAAGAGCGAGGTCGAAGAACTCGTCCTCGAAGAGGTCCCGGACATCGACTACGACAAGATCGGCGGCCTGGGCGACCAGATCGAGCTGATCCGCGACGCCGTCGAGCTCCCCTACCTCTACCCCGACCTCTTCAAGGAACACGAACTGCGGCCCCCGAAGGGCATCCTGCTCTACGGCCCGCCCGGCTGCGGCAAGACGCTCATCGCCAAGGCCGTCGCCAACTCCCTTGCCAAGAAGGTCGCCGAGGTGACCGGCCAGCCCGCCGGGAAGTCCTACTTCCTGAACATCAAGGGCCCCGAACTCCTCAACAAGTACGTCGGCGAGACCGAGCGGCACATCCGCCTCGTCTTCCAGCGCGCCCGGGAGAAGGCGAGCGAGGGCACCCCCGTCATCGTCTTCTTCGACGAGATGGAATCCCTCTTCCGCACCCGCGGATCCGGAGTCAGCTCGGACGTGGAGAACACCATCGTCCCCCAGCTGCTCGCCGAGATCGACGGCGTCGAAGGCCTGGAGAACGTCATCGTCATCGGCGCCTCCAACCGCGAGGACATGATCGACCCGGCCATCCTGCGCCCCGGCCGGCTCGACGTGAAGATCAAGATCGAGCGCCCGGACGCCGAGGCCGCGAAGGACATCTTCGCCAAGTACCTCAAGGCCTCGCTGCCCCTGCACTCGGACGACCTGTCCGAACACCAGGACTCCAAGGACGGCACCGTCCACAGCATGATCCAGACCGTCGTCGAGCAGATGTACGCCGAAACCGAGGAAAACCGCTTCCTCGAGGTCACGTACGCCAACGGCGACAAGGAAGTCCTCTACTTCAAGGACTTCAACTCCGGCGCGATGATCCAGAACATCGTCGACCGGGCCAAGAAGATGGCGATCAAGGCCTTCCTCGAACACAACCAGAAGGGCCTGCGGGTCTCCCACCTGCTCCAGGCCTGCGTGGACGAGTTCAAGGAGAACGAGGACCTGCCCAACACCACCAACCCGGACGACTGGGCCCGCATCTCCGGCAAGAAGGGCGAGCGGATCGTATTCATCCGCACCCTCGTCACCGGAAAGCAAGGCGCGGACACCGGACGCTCCATCGACACGGTGGCGAACACCGGTCAGTACCTCTGACAAAGCGGGGCGGCTGCGGATGCCCACCCCGGGCATCCGCAGCCGACTGCTTTACCCCACCGCATTACCGGCCGCTTTTCAGCCGGTGACGAGGCGGATCCAATGACGGAAATGATCTCCCCACGAGCGCGCAGTGGTTCTAGGCTCTTCCGTACCGCCGGACGCGCAGTGCGGGGACGGGCACCGCACAGGCACACGCACCGGAGCACCAGCGGTACTTGAGCGCCGCTCCCGAAAGGGGAGCGCCGCCGGGCAAGGAGGGCCGCATGACCGTACGGCGAGTAATGGGGATCGAGACGGAGTACGGGATCTCCGTCCCGGGGCACCCGAACGCCAATGCCATGCTCACCTCGTCCCAGATCGTCAACGCCTACGCGGCGGCGATGCACCGGGCGCGACGCGCCCGCTGGGACTTCGAGGAGGAGAATCCGCTGCGGGACGCCCGCGGCTTCGACCTCGCCCGCGAGGCCGCCGACAACAGCCAGCTGACCGACGAGGACATCGGCCTCGCCAACGTCATCCTCACGAACGGCGCACGGCTCTACGTCGACCACGCACACCCCGAATACAGCTCGCCCGAGATCACCAACCCGCTCGACGCCGTCCTCTGGGACAAGGCCGGCGAACGGATCATGGCCGAGGCGGCCGTCCGCGCCGCCCAGCTCCCCGGCGCCCAGCCGATCCACCTCTACAAGAACAACACCGACAACAAGGGCGCCTCCTACGGCACGCACGAGAACTACCTGATGAAGCGGGAAACCCCCTTCTCGGAGATCGTGCGCCACCTGACCCCCTTCTTCGTCTCGCGACAGGTCGTGACCGGCGCGGGACGCGTGGGCATCGGCCAGGACGGCCGCGAACACGGCTTCCAGATCAGCCAGCGCGCGGACTACTTCGAGGTCGAGGTCGGCCTGGAGACCACCCTCAAACGCCCCATCATCAACACCCGCGACGAGCCGCACTCGGACGCCGAGAAGTACCGCCGGCTCCACGTGATCATCGGAGACGCCAACCTCTCCGAGATCTCCACCTACCTCAAACTCGGCACGACCGCACTTGTCCTGTCCATGATCGAGGACGGGTTCATCAACGTCGACCTGGCCGTCGACCAGCCCGTACGCACCCTGCACCAGGTCTCCCACGACCCCGACCTGCAGCACCTGATCACGCTGCGCAGCGGCCGGACACTGACCGCGGTGCAACTCCAGATGGAGTACTTCGAGCTGGCGCGGAAGTACGTGGACGAACGTTTCGGGTCGGATGCGGACGAGCAGACCAAGGACGTGCTGGGCCGCTGGGAGGACGTGCTGGGCCGGCTGGAGAGCGACCCGATGAGCCTGTCGGGGGAGCTGGACTGGATCGCCAAGAAGGAGATCCTGGAGGGCTACCGGCGCCGGGACGGGCTGGGCTGGGACGCGGCGCGGCTGCACCTGGTGGACCTCCAGTACTCGGACGTACGGCCCGAGAAGGGCCTGTACAACCGCCTGGTGGCCCGCGGCAAGATGAAGCGCCTGGTGGAAGAGCCGGCGGTGGAGCGGGCTCAGAGCAAGCCTCCGGAGGACACCCGGGCGTACTTCCGCGGCCGCTGCCTGGAGCAGTACGCGGACGACGTGGCCGCGGCGTCCTGGGACTCGGTGATCTTCGACCTCCCCGGCCGGGACTCGCTCCAGCGCGTCCCGACGCTGGAACCCCTGCGGGGGACCCGCAACCACGTCAAGGAGCTCCTGGACCGCTGCCGCACGGCGGAGGACCTGGTACGGGTGCTTTCGGGGCAGTGAACGCGGCTGAAAGGCCTCCGGTCCGGGAATCATGAAGAGAACCGGACTGTGAAAGTACGGGGACGAATGTCGGACCCTCCTTGTAGGGTCCGACGTAGGGTCTGATCTTGAGAGATCCCGAATCCCGGGGTCTCTCGACATGAGCGTGCGAACCGAGCGGGGTGAGGTAGACATGGCGACCAAGGACACCGGCGGCGGACAGCAGAAGGCGACGCGCTCGACCGAGGAGGTCGAGGAGGCGGCGGTCGAGGAATCGACCGACCTCAAGGAGCGCCAGGAAAAGCTCTCCGACGACGTCGACTCCGTACTCGATGAAATCGATGATGTGCTCGAGGAGAACGCCGAGGACTTCGTGCGGTCCTTCGTTCAAAAGGGTGGAGAGTGATTTCACCTTCGAATTGAAGGTGATTGGCCCCAGGGAGAGGTTGGGTGACAGGGGCTGTGAAGCGGTGTCCTCGCTGTGGCGCAGAGAAGCCTCGCGAGGCATTCGCGGCCAACCGTGCAGCGCGAGATGGCTTGCAGTGCTATTGCAGGCCATGCGCGGCGGAGTATCACCAGGAGCGTCAGCTGGCCAAGGGGCAGAAGGTTCGCCCCTTGGTTGCGGCTCCACCCGGGCATAAGCACTGCCGCCGATGTGGGGAGATTAAGCCGCACTCCGAATGGGATCGAAACAGAACGGCCTCCGACGGCTTGTCAACGCGCTGCAAAGCGTGCCGAGCCGTCGAGGGCCGAGCGCACCATCTCAAGCGTTCGTACGGCATCACTGAGGCTGTGCGAGACGCGATCATCGCAGCTCAGGGAGGGGTCTGCTACCTCTGCCTTCGGGCTCCGGCCGTTCATGTGGATCATTGCCACAAGACGGGTAGGGTCCGAGGCGTACTTTGCTTGAACTGCAATGTGGGCGTAGGCCTGTTCAAGGAAGACCCCGAACGCATGCGTCGGGCCGCTGAGTATCTGGAGGGAACGCGTGGAAGCCAACACTCGTAGCACAGGGCGTCTACCGGCAGCCTTCCTGACGCCGGGGTCGTCGTCCTTCATGGACTTCCTGGGCGCGCACTCGCCCGAGATGCTGCCCGGCAACCGCAAGCTGCCGGAGGGTGTCATCGAGGCGCCGCACGGGACGACCATCGTCGCCGCCACCTTCCCCGGCGGGGTGGTCCTCGCCGGTGACCGGCGGGCGACCATGGGGAACATGATCGCGCAGCGGGACATCGAGAAGGTGTTCCCCGCCGACGAGTACTCCGCCGTCGGTATCGCCGGTACGGCCGGCCTGGCCGTGGAGATGGTGAAGCTGTTCCAGCTGGAGCTGGAGCACTTCGAGAAGGTGGAGGGGACGACCCTTTCCCTGGAGGGCAAGGCCAACCGGCTCTCCACCATGATCCGGAGCAATCTGGGGATGGCCATGCAGGGCCTGGCCGTCGTGCCGCTGTTCGCGGGCTTCGACGAGGCCAAGGAGAAGGGCCGGATCTTCTCCTACGACGTGACCGGCGGCCGCTCCGAGGAGCACGGCTACGCCGCCACCGGTTCCGGTTCGATCTTCGCCCGGGGCTCGATGAAGAAGCTCTACCGTCCCGATCTGACGGAGGAGCAGGCCACCACCCTGGTCGTCCAGGCGCTGTACGACGCCGCCGACGACGACTCGGCGACCGGTGGGCCGGACCTGTACCGCCACATCTACCCGATCGTCACCGTGATCACGGACGAGGGGTTCCGCAGGCTGACCGACGACGAGTCGCAGGAGCTCGCCCGTACGGTCACCAACCGTCGGCTGGAGCAGCCCGACGGCCCGCGCGCCGCCCTGCTCTGACCATCCGTCGCCCCGTAGGAGCCCAGAAGAAAGGGACGGACAGCCGGTGTCGACTCCGTTCTATGTGTCACCCCAGCAGGCCATGGCCGACCGGGCGGAATACGCCCGCAAGGGCATCGCCCGCGGTCGCAGCCTGGTCGTGCTGCAGTATGCCGACGGCATCGTGTTCGTCGGCGAGAACCCGTCCCGTGCGCTGCACAAGTTCAGCGAGATCTACGACCGGATCGGCTTCGCGGCCGCCGGTAAGTACAACGAGTACGAGAACCTGCGGA
Proteins encoded in this window:
- a CDS encoding tRNA (adenine-N1)-methyltransferase; the encoded protein is MSEPTGAARRRGPFEVGDQVQLTDPKGRHYTFTLEAGKNFHTHKGSFPHDELIGAPEGSVVRTTGNVAYLALRPLLPDYVLSMPRGAAVVYPKDAGQILAFADIFPGARVVEAGVGSGSLSSFLLRAIGDQGMLHSYERRADFAEIATANVERYFGGPHPAWKLTVGDLQDNLDETDVDRVILDMLAPWECLEAVKKALVPGGILCCYVATTTQLSKTVESIREIGCFAEPQPWESMIRNWHVEGLAVRPDHRMIGHTGFLVTARRLADGVEPPMRRRRPAKGAYGEDYDGPGSDRSA
- a CDS encoding ferredoxin, whose translation is MTVQQEAPTGGGGEAGEPLEVWIDQDLCTGDGICVQYAPEVFELDIDGLAYVKSPEDELLQDTGATTPVPLTLLQDVVDSAKECPGDCIHVRRVSDRVEVFGPDAE
- the arc gene encoding proteasome ATPase, which codes for MAAHDDDINRGIRPARGSEDPAGQVAYLEQEIAVLRRKLADSPRHTRILEERIVELQTNLAGVSAQNERLANTLREARDQIVALKEEVDRLAQPPAGFGVFLQANEDGTVDIFTGGRKLRVNVSPSVDPEDLRRGQEVMLNEALNVVEAMEFERAGDIVTLKEILEDGERALVVGHTDEERVVRLAEPLLDITIRPGDALLLEPRSGYVYEVVPKSEVEELVLEEVPDIDYDKIGGLGDQIELIRDAVELPYLYPDLFKEHELRPPKGILLYGPPGCGKTLIAKAVANSLAKKVAEVTGQPAGKSYFLNIKGPELLNKYVGETERHIRLVFQRAREKASEGTPVIVFFDEMESLFRTRGSGVSSDVENTIVPQLLAEIDGVEGLENVIVIGASNREDMIDPAILRPGRLDVKIKIERPDAEAAKDIFAKYLKASLPLHSDDLSEHQDSKDGTVHSMIQTVVEQMYAETEENRFLEVTYANGDKEVLYFKDFNSGAMIQNIVDRAKKMAIKAFLEHNQKGLRVSHLLQACVDEFKENEDLPNTTNPDDWARISGKKGERIVFIRTLVTGKQGADTGRSIDTVANTGQYL
- the dop gene encoding depupylase/deamidase Dop, producing the protein MTVRRVMGIETEYGISVPGHPNANAMLTSSQIVNAYAAAMHRARRARWDFEEENPLRDARGFDLAREAADNSQLTDEDIGLANVILTNGARLYVDHAHPEYSSPEITNPLDAVLWDKAGERIMAEAAVRAAQLPGAQPIHLYKNNTDNKGASYGTHENYLMKRETPFSEIVRHLTPFFVSRQVVTGAGRVGIGQDGREHGFQISQRADYFEVEVGLETTLKRPIINTRDEPHSDAEKYRRLHVIIGDANLSEISTYLKLGTTALVLSMIEDGFINVDLAVDQPVRTLHQVSHDPDLQHLITLRSGRTLTAVQLQMEYFELARKYVDERFGSDADEQTKDVLGRWEDVLGRLESDPMSLSGELDWIAKKEILEGYRRRDGLGWDAARLHLVDLQYSDVRPEKGLYNRLVARGKMKRLVEEPAVERAQSKPPEDTRAYFRGRCLEQYADDVAAASWDSVIFDLPGRDSLQRVPTLEPLRGTRNHVKELLDRCRTAEDLVRVLSGQ
- a CDS encoding ubiquitin-like protein Pup translates to MATKDTGGGQQKATRSTEEVEEAAVEESTDLKERQEKLSDDVDSVLDEIDDVLEENAEDFVRSFVQKGGE
- a CDS encoding endonuclease VII domain-containing protein; the encoded protein is MRDAIIAAQGGVCYLCLRAPAVHVDHCHKTGRVRGVLCLNCNVGVGLFKEDPERMRRAAEYLEGTRGSQHS
- the prcB gene encoding proteasome subunit beta, coding for MEANTRSTGRLPAAFLTPGSSSFMDFLGAHSPEMLPGNRKLPEGVIEAPHGTTIVAATFPGGVVLAGDRRATMGNMIAQRDIEKVFPADEYSAVGIAGTAGLAVEMVKLFQLELEHFEKVEGTTLSLEGKANRLSTMIRSNLGMAMQGLAVVPLFAGFDEAKEKGRIFSYDVTGGRSEEHGYAATGSGSIFARGSMKKLYRPDLTEEQATTLVVQALYDAADDDSATGGPDLYRHIYPIVTVITDEGFRRLTDDESQELARTVTNRRLEQPDGPRAALL